One window from the genome of Amycolatopsis sp. NBC_01480 encodes:
- a CDS encoding C40 family peptidase: protein MSRPSTNLVAIAAAAVALVGPPAGVLGAAAVAASQATTGTLLLGCSDGGPGGGTQQIDRSVLDADAMDIARTIVDVVRQRVLPRRAAVLAVATGLVESGLRNLDYGDRDSLGVFQQRPSQGWGTRAQILDPVHATNSFLDHLIVIPGWATMRPGAAEQAVQRSGFPERYAPREQQAADIVTKFWTGPDNPTPPPAGGTEPVAATPSCPDHGASDLPLPPGGFDPHQLPPGFTLPADPRQATAVSFALAQLGKPYVWGGKGPHSYDCSGLMLAAWAAAGVAIPAGTVSQIHAGHAVPDVAHAQPGDLLFTAGALGTAAVPRHVGMYAGHDVIVDAYDEKHGIILEPLAGWSGHIVAIRRIADPSTPSPSPGGSPP from the coding sequence GTGTCCCGCCCCAGCACCAACCTGGTCGCCATCGCCGCGGCCGCCGTCGCCTTGGTAGGCCCGCCGGCGGGCGTGCTCGGCGCGGCGGCCGTCGCCGCATCGCAAGCCACCACCGGGACGCTGCTGCTCGGCTGCTCCGACGGCGGCCCCGGCGGCGGCACCCAGCAGATCGACCGGAGCGTGCTGGACGCGGACGCGATGGACATCGCCCGCACCATCGTCGACGTGGTCCGCCAACGGGTCCTGCCGCGGCGGGCCGCGGTCCTGGCCGTCGCGACCGGGCTGGTCGAGTCCGGGCTGCGCAACCTCGACTACGGCGACCGGGACTCCCTCGGCGTATTCCAGCAACGCCCGTCCCAGGGCTGGGGGACCCGCGCGCAGATCCTCGACCCGGTCCACGCTACGAACAGCTTCCTCGACCACCTCATCGTGATCCCCGGCTGGGCCACGATGCGACCCGGTGCCGCCGAACAAGCCGTGCAGCGCAGCGGCTTTCCCGAACGCTACGCACCTCGCGAACAACAAGCCGCCGACATCGTCACGAAGTTCTGGACCGGTCCCGACAACCCGACGCCGCCACCGGCAGGTGGTACCGAGCCGGTCGCGGCGACCCCGAGCTGCCCGGACCACGGCGCCTCCGACCTCCCCCTGCCGCCCGGCGGGTTCGACCCGCACCAGCTCCCGCCCGGGTTCACGCTCCCGGCGGACCCGCGCCAGGCCACCGCAGTGTCGTTCGCGTTGGCGCAGCTGGGAAAGCCCTACGTGTGGGGCGGGAAAGGCCCGCACTCCTATGACTGCTCCGGGCTGATGCTCGCCGCCTGGGCGGCGGCGGGCGTCGCCATTCCCGCCGGCACCGTGAGCCAGATCCACGCCGGGCACGCCGTCCCCGACGTTGCGCACGCCCAGCCGGGAGATCTGTTATTCACCGCCGGAGCGCTCGGCACCGCGGCCGTTCCGCGGCACGTCGGCATGTACGCCGGCCACGATGTGATCGTCGACGCCTACGACGAGAAGCACGGGATCATCCTCGAGCCCTTAGCCGGCTGGAGCGGCCACATCGTGGCGATCCGGCGGATCGCCGACCCCAGCACGCCCTCCCCGTCACCTGGAGGGAGCCCGCCATGA
- a CDS encoding ATP-binding protein has product MRAPLAVYQASTHEIGGLFPLLTASPLPAAGARMGYDVSSGGAFYCHPVEWVLGGGYATNPNIVLFGEPGRGKSSTVVAFLFRMLRFGVRTLISGDVKGEYTPVVRQLGVTPIMLGAGFSARINALDLGPLTAHWNSWAAARQRAELDGVLGRWGQLLAALAESQGYAPTVTDEAAIAAVLHRLVGATDGASRLRPITIPDVHRGLADPDEQLWRGLRYADRRQFLDQLRAITDALANLISGPLAGLFDAATNVALDWNAPVQSMDLSRLRSRGDTAVAVALTCLGAWSSLATDLRSDGQIRIVVRDEVWRQLRLGTRAVATIDAELRLSRLEQTIQILVLHKLSDLLSVGATGSQAVAIAKDLIALCSTRVLFGQSTRVADELAAALALTVPEQQRLAGSVNERRGRALWKTENHPAHVVQTVLSSFEKRLFDTNAQLRPRNVTGTREGRHG; this is encoded by the coding sequence GTGCGGGCGCCCCTGGCGGTCTACCAGGCCAGCACCCACGAGATCGGCGGTCTGTTCCCGCTGCTGACCGCCAGCCCGCTCCCGGCCGCCGGCGCCCGGATGGGCTACGACGTCAGCTCTGGTGGCGCGTTCTACTGCCACCCGGTCGAATGGGTCCTGGGTGGCGGCTACGCGACCAACCCCAACATCGTCCTCTTTGGAGAGCCCGGCCGCGGAAAGTCCTCGACTGTCGTCGCGTTCCTGTTTCGCATGCTGAGGTTCGGCGTTCGCACCTTGATCAGCGGCGATGTGAAAGGCGAATACACCCCGGTCGTCCGGCAGCTCGGCGTGACACCGATCATGCTCGGCGCCGGCTTCAGCGCCCGTATCAATGCCCTCGACCTCGGTCCCCTGACCGCGCACTGGAACTCCTGGGCTGCTGCCCGGCAGCGCGCGGAACTCGACGGTGTTCTCGGCCGGTGGGGACAACTGCTCGCCGCGCTGGCCGAGTCCCAGGGCTACGCCCCGACCGTTACCGACGAAGCTGCTATCGCCGCGGTCCTGCACCGCCTGGTCGGAGCCACCGACGGCGCGAGCCGGCTGCGGCCGATCACCATCCCCGACGTGCATCGTGGGCTTGCCGACCCGGACGAGCAGCTGTGGCGAGGCCTGCGTTACGCCGACCGTCGCCAGTTCCTTGACCAGCTGCGCGCGATCACCGACGCGCTCGCCAACCTGATCTCGGGACCGTTGGCCGGACTCTTCGACGCCGCGACCAACGTCGCCCTCGACTGGAACGCCCCCGTGCAGAGCATGGATCTGTCTCGGTTGCGGTCCCGCGGTGACACCGCCGTCGCCGTCGCCCTCACGTGCCTGGGCGCATGGTCGTCACTGGCTACGGATCTGCGCAGTGACGGGCAGATTCGTATCGTCGTCCGCGACGAAGTGTGGCGCCAGCTGCGCCTCGGAACCCGCGCGGTCGCCACCATCGACGCCGAGCTCCGCCTCTCCCGGCTGGAGCAAACCATCCAAATCCTGGTCCTGCACAAGCTTTCCGACCTCCTGTCGGTCGGCGCCACCGGTTCCCAGGCCGTCGCGATCGCCAAGGACCTCATCGCCCTCTGCTCGACTCGCGTCCTGTTCGGACAGTCGACCCGGGTCGCCGACGAACTTGCCGCCGCCCTCGCCCTGACCGTGCCGGAGCAGCAGCGCCTCGCCGGATCGGTCAACGAACGCCGCGGACGTGCGCTCTGGAAAACCGAGAACCATCCAGCCCACGTCGTTCAAACCGTGCTGTCCAGCTTCGAAAAACGGCTCTTCGACACCAACGCACAACTCCGCCCGAGGAATGTTACTGGAACACGTGAGGGACGTCATGGCTAG
- a CDS encoding histone-like nucleoid-structuring protein Lsr2: MAQKVLVEMVDDLDGGDATQTVPFGLDGVEYEIDLSDENAAELRDALARFVSYARRVGGRRVRLAVGESAAERKAPTAAEREKNREIRRWAQENGFAVADRGRLPAEVEKAYDEAQREPVVAVKTTAAARKRAPRRKAVAKA; encoded by the coding sequence ATGGCGCAAAAAGTACTGGTCGAGATGGTCGACGACCTCGATGGTGGAGACGCTACTCAGACTGTCCCGTTCGGACTGGACGGTGTGGAGTACGAGATTGACCTGTCGGACGAGAACGCGGCCGAACTCCGGGACGCGTTGGCGCGGTTTGTCTCGTACGCACGCCGGGTAGGGGGCCGCAGGGTGAGGCTCGCGGTGGGCGAGTCGGCCGCAGAGCGCAAGGCTCCGACGGCGGCTGAGAGGGAGAAGAACAGGGAGATCCGCCGGTGGGCGCAGGAGAACGGGTTCGCCGTCGCCGACCGTGGCAGGCTGCCGGCTGAGGTGGAAAAGGCCTACGACGAGGCTCAGCGCGAGCCCGTGGTCGCGGTGAAGACGACTGCCGCAGCCCGCAAGCGCGCTCCCCGAAGGAAGGCCGTGGCCAAGGCCTGA
- a CDS encoding type IV secretory system conjugative DNA transfer family protein: protein MSRTRTDAAGTDRDVVLMALAVGAVAILVGLAAALVAATALTTGLTTGTWAWPPTHGWLPVAGHIVLDPARPAHALPQPWADGVSGHELAFYVNFSAIVLVAAGLTSGVSIPAWRRLGPTEPGHATHRQIRTNLSTAAARKSAAWTRPDLTKAERRRAPIEEIAVPLHLGPHRERLVTSLETPTGTIAPTRSGKSRTDLAHKMLAAPAALFASTTKDDLAEWGLLARSRRPHGGPAWLLDMTGSVDWPRRVRWSPITGCESPAVALRRGETLIETSSMGLEGVGGNDKVFRGRATIVLQAYLLAAARHHRSVDDLVNWSITKPADLEPVQLLQREFPQLAFNLRSEIGMVAETSDAVWMSVRRAIEPFMNPDIRDLCTPSADEAFDIDAFLEDGSSVFVIAGQHQAPQARPVLTAFAEQILTTAQDRALHSEHRRLVPPMTAILDELYEGTPIPRLPGLISDSAGRGAVIHWSAQSRAQLDDLYGEHGRQTLIDNTLALSVFPGLKDDKTLEWLSTISAQHRRRTYQHQSDGLLAAGRGSVGTESVPTYRPGDIRTLDRGRVLILHGNLKPILGRTRDISKRRDWPQLEADVAAIRAGTAHQQLAAVSSGRAAA, encoded by the coding sequence GTGTCCCGCACTCGCACCGACGCCGCGGGCACGGACCGCGACGTCGTCCTCATGGCCCTTGCCGTCGGCGCGGTCGCCATCCTCGTCGGCCTCGCCGCCGCGCTCGTCGCCGCGACGGCCCTCACCACCGGCCTGACCACCGGCACCTGGGCATGGCCACCCACGCACGGCTGGCTACCCGTGGCCGGCCACATCGTCCTCGACCCCGCACGGCCAGCCCATGCACTTCCGCAGCCCTGGGCCGACGGGGTGTCCGGACACGAACTTGCCTTCTACGTCAACTTCTCCGCCATCGTCCTGGTCGCCGCCGGTCTCACCAGCGGCGTCTCGATCCCCGCGTGGCGGCGCCTCGGCCCCACCGAACCCGGCCACGCCACCCACCGCCAGATCCGCACCAACCTGTCCACCGCCGCCGCGCGGAAGTCCGCCGCCTGGACCCGGCCCGACCTCACCAAAGCCGAGCGAAGGCGTGCCCCGATCGAAGAGATCGCGGTCCCGCTGCACCTCGGCCCACATCGGGAACGCCTCGTCACCTCGCTGGAAACACCGACCGGGACGATCGCCCCGACCCGCTCGGGTAAGTCCCGCACCGACCTGGCGCACAAGATGCTCGCCGCGCCGGCCGCGCTCTTCGCCTCCACCACGAAGGACGACCTCGCCGAATGGGGCCTGCTCGCCCGCTCCCGCCGCCCCCACGGCGGCCCGGCATGGCTGCTCGATATGACCGGCAGCGTCGACTGGCCGCGCCGTGTGCGCTGGAGCCCGATCACCGGGTGCGAGTCACCTGCCGTCGCGTTGCGCCGCGGCGAAACCCTGATCGAGACCTCGTCGATGGGATTGGAAGGAGTGGGCGGCAACGACAAGGTATTCCGCGGCCGCGCCACCATCGTGCTGCAGGCTTACCTGCTCGCCGCCGCGCGACACCACCGCAGTGTCGACGACCTCGTCAACTGGTCGATCACGAAGCCTGCCGACTTGGAACCCGTCCAGCTGCTGCAGCGGGAGTTCCCGCAGCTGGCGTTCAATCTCCGCTCGGAGATCGGCATGGTCGCCGAGACCTCCGACGCCGTCTGGATGAGCGTCCGCCGCGCCATCGAACCGTTCATGAACCCCGACATCCGCGACCTGTGCACGCCCAGCGCGGACGAGGCGTTCGACATCGACGCGTTCCTCGAGGACGGCAGCAGTGTGTTCGTCATCGCCGGCCAGCACCAGGCACCCCAGGCGAGGCCCGTCCTGACCGCGTTCGCCGAGCAGATCCTGACCACCGCCCAGGATCGTGCCCTGCACAGCGAGCACCGGCGCCTCGTGCCGCCGATGACCGCGATCCTCGACGAGCTCTACGAGGGCACGCCGATTCCGCGGCTTCCAGGGTTGATCTCCGACTCCGCCGGCCGCGGAGCCGTGATCCACTGGTCCGCTCAATCCCGGGCCCAGCTTGACGACCTCTATGGCGAGCACGGTCGCCAAACGCTGATCGACAATACCCTTGCGCTGTCTGTCTTTCCCGGTCTGAAGGACGACAAGACGCTGGAATGGCTGTCCACCATTTCCGCCCAGCATCGTCGCCGCACCTACCAGCACCAGAGCGACGGGCTCCTCGCCGCCGGCCGGGGATCGGTCGGCACCGAATCCGTCCCCACCTACCGGCCCGGGGACATCCGTACTCTCGACCGCGGCCGCGTCCTCATCCTGCACGGGAACCTCAAGCCCATCCTCGGCCGCACTCGCGACATCTCGAAACGCCGCGACTGGCCCCAGCTGGAAGCCGACGTCGCCGCCATCCGCGCCGGCACAGCCCACCAGCAACTCGCCGCCGTCAGCTCTGGTCGGGCCGCGGCATGA
- a CDS encoding SCO6880 family protein, translating into MSTGPRVYTGLARREHAGWLLGVQPGQAAACVLLALPVVAILSAGDFTGALAAAAGCGPAIALVVVPVRGRPAARWLAHLLLFQVGIALGWSRWQSKASAGHAVDPAQPDLPGTLTRLRFPEGPPMRDLGRICLIHDTAEGRWGATAKLVHSGVGMLSEAQCQQLANRLGNLLATLAHSEVIDRMSLVVRTVPDTGVEYAAWCASHEAPDVPAAVRRAARELDRTVGAVSVRHEVFVTFTGPEDALRRPAAAAGGGVDGRAVVLYRVLDGLEDKLRALGAQRITWLSGGGLAEAIRTGFNPATAASLAARRAGVPWAAAGPGRAPSPTARVYQHDGFATVSYAVLMPEAGTLFGSLGGLLAVRTAGERRSLAIHYETLSPRRARRVVRAGRFRVGVVRDVKRSKGFNGTAADTRSASGARAQENAVAAGHGLVRFAVAAAVSVPAEWAVEDHAARMENDIAGRFQLLRMDLAQDSGFVTAVLPVGIGLPKLRGAGL; encoded by the coding sequence GTGAGTACCGGTCCCCGCGTGTATACCGGCCTCGCGCGCCGTGAGCACGCCGGCTGGCTGCTGGGTGTGCAGCCCGGGCAGGCTGCCGCCTGCGTCCTGCTCGCGCTGCCGGTCGTCGCCATCCTCTCCGCCGGCGACTTCACCGGCGCTCTCGCGGCCGCGGCCGGGTGCGGACCCGCTATCGCACTGGTCGTCGTGCCCGTACGCGGGCGTCCCGCGGCCCGCTGGCTGGCGCACCTGCTGCTGTTCCAGGTCGGGATCGCGCTGGGCTGGTCCCGCTGGCAGTCAAAGGCCTCCGCAGGCCACGCCGTCGACCCGGCACAGCCGGACCTGCCCGGCACCCTGACACGGCTGCGGTTCCCCGAAGGACCACCGATGCGCGACCTCGGCCGGATCTGCCTGATCCACGACACCGCCGAGGGCCGCTGGGGAGCCACCGCGAAACTCGTGCACTCCGGGGTCGGGATGCTGTCGGAGGCCCAATGCCAGCAGCTGGCGAACCGGTTGGGGAACCTGCTCGCGACGCTGGCACACAGTGAGGTCATCGACCGCATGTCGCTGGTGGTCCGCACGGTCCCGGACACCGGCGTCGAGTACGCCGCCTGGTGCGCGTCCCATGAAGCCCCGGACGTACCCGCGGCTGTCCGCCGCGCGGCCCGGGAACTGGACCGCACCGTCGGGGCGGTATCGGTGCGGCACGAAGTATTCGTCACCTTCACCGGTCCCGAGGACGCCCTGCGCCGCCCGGCCGCGGCAGCCGGCGGCGGCGTCGACGGACGGGCCGTGGTGCTGTACCGCGTCCTGGACGGGCTCGAGGACAAACTCCGTGCACTGGGCGCGCAGCGCATCACGTGGCTCTCCGGTGGCGGCCTGGCCGAAGCGATCCGGACCGGGTTCAACCCGGCGACCGCTGCCAGCCTCGCGGCCCGGCGCGCCGGTGTTCCGTGGGCTGCGGCCGGTCCGGGCCGGGCGCCGTCACCGACCGCGCGGGTGTACCAGCACGACGGGTTCGCCACCGTGTCCTACGCGGTCCTGATGCCCGAGGCCGGAACCCTGTTCGGCTCGCTCGGTGGACTGCTCGCCGTACGCACCGCCGGCGAACGACGATCCCTGGCGATCCACTACGAAACCCTGTCACCGCGCCGTGCCCGACGTGTTGTACGCGCAGGCCGTTTCCGCGTCGGAGTCGTGCGGGATGTCAAACGCTCCAAGGGATTCAATGGCACCGCCGCGGACACCCGTTCTGCCTCCGGCGCCCGCGCGCAGGAAAACGCGGTCGCCGCCGGGCACGGCCTGGTGCGGTTCGCCGTCGCTGCGGCGGTGTCGGTGCCGGCGGAGTGGGCGGTCGAGGACCACGCGGCGCGGATGGAGAACGACATCGCCGGACGGTTCCAGCTGCTGCGCATGGACCTGGCCCAGGACTCCGGGTTCGTGACCGCCGTGCTGCCGGTCGGGATCGGCCTGCCGAAACTGCGCGGAGCCGGACTGTGA